In Vibrio sp. FE10, the following are encoded in one genomic region:
- a CDS encoding porin — protein sequence MNKTMIALAVSAAALATGANAAELYNQDGNSVEMGGRAEARLSLKDGKAEDKTRIRLNFLGKVEIQDGLYGVGFYEGEFTTAENGGATDNNDGDITNRYTYAGLGGTFGEVTYGKNEGALGVITDFTDIMAYHGNSAADKLAVADRSDNMLSYKGQFQDLGLKASYRFADRSETNGEFTDNGKDGYSLSAIYAIGETGAKLGAGYADQDQSNEYMLSASYAISDLYFAGVFTDGEKQATTVSGDEYNNKSVDYTGYEFAAAYTLGQTVFTTTYNNAETDSETSADNIAIDATYYFKPNFRGYVSYNFNLISEGDKIGTTNLVSNGLANSADAEDEIALGLRYDF from the coding sequence ATGAACAAGACTATGATCGCGCTTGCTGTATCTGCTGCAGCTCTTGCTACTGGCGCTAACGCGGCAGAACTATACAACCAAGACGGTAACTCTGTTGAAATGGGCGGCCGTGCTGAAGCTCGTCTATCTTTAAAAGATGGCAAAGCTGAAGACAAAACACGTATCCGTCTTAACTTCCTAGGTAAAGTTGAAATCCAAGACGGTCTATACGGTGTTGGTTTCTACGAAGGCGAATTCACAACTGCTGAAAACGGCGGCGCTACTGATAACAACGATGGTGATATCACTAACCGTTACACGTACGCTGGTCTAGGCGGTACATTCGGTGAAGTAACTTACGGTAAGAACGAAGGTGCTCTAGGCGTAATCACTGACTTCACAGATATCATGGCATACCACGGTAACTCTGCTGCAGACAAACTAGCTGTAGCTGACCGTTCAGACAACATGCTTTCTTACAAAGGTCAATTCCAAGACCTAGGCCTGAAAGCAAGCTACCGTTTCGCTGACCGTTCAGAAACTAACGGTGAGTTCACTGACAACGGTAAAGATGGTTACTCTCTATCTGCTATCTACGCAATCGGTGAAACTGGCGCTAAACTAGGTGCTGGTTACGCAGACCAAGACCAATCTAACGAGTACATGCTTTCTGCATCTTACGCTATCTCTGACCTGTACTTCGCAGGTGTATTCACTGATGGTGAAAAACAAGCAACTACTGTATCGGGCGATGAGTACAACAATAAATCTGTTGACTACACTGGTTACGAATTTGCAGCGGCTTACACGCTAGGTCAAACTGTATTCACAACTACGTACAACAACGCTGAAACTGATAGCGAAACGTCTGCAGACAACATCGCAATCGATGCAACGTACTACTTTAAGCCTAACTTCCGTGGCTACGTATCTTACAACTTCAACCTAATCTCTGAAGGCGATAAGATCGGTACAACTAACCTAGTATCAAACGGCCTAGCAAATTCTGCTGACGCTGAAGACGAAATCGCTCTAGGTCTACGTTACGACTTCTAA